Proteins encoded in a region of the Ornithodoros turicata isolate Travis chromosome 3, ASM3712646v1, whole genome shotgun sequence genome:
- the LOC135387547 gene encoding endothelin-converting enzyme homolog codes for MIAIAFALALAAIALAVMLKKERKPEGDTVCDTEDCQYMRWLIDVSVDTSKDPCANFYLFTCSGAFKELSALYDRLKSSNLAIIQHNTTSNILESLKKVSIPTTGQTAYQKSAAYFRHCAEYHNATALSSIKAFLTQHGMDATKTMNFDILGLTLKFIFVFRIPLIFGMGLSLSPLPASGFVRTKPGIVMLLRGSFVDSMHEYKQESKEQREKRVSTVLSAIFPGEVSSALVNSIMQAEDNTASEYGHHFDFKRTGMDEAKATFDFVFPLSKLGLENNDTALASRWHETLRDMTGSRLPRDKEVATTKEHVSFFYGLFGKAAVISEGDTRLYFAWRTAFYLYTTALFDPEGSYEKACLKNVLQTFPNAASSEVLFSVVNASRINFVEEMADVITEEVKESLKTSQWIDDITRQKALQKISSVEKLIGYVPGFNTPANIDAFFRDLADLSGPYTMDYINVLKFETKLYWDAVLADSQYLDRKLRLPPVYAASAVNEITKITIPAGVMLPPVFAYGAPPEVNYGSLGRVITNVVMETFDVMGIYGDAYTVDSQWFTNRSIQEYNKRIHCYNESVEHAPKARQYNQHSAQEYLAGVLGSNTIVRAYQKASKNSTASLGNLKGFTKDQIFYISFCLAWCGRGEPDAPHPPFDERCNVPLMNSEHFSETFSCHKDSPMNPSKKCSFW; via the coding sequence ATGATAGCCATCGCGTTTGCTCTGGCGCTGGCAGCCATCGCGTTGGCCGTGATGctgaagaaggaaagaaaaccaGAGGGCGACACAGTCTGCGATACTGAAGACTGTCAGTACATGCGTTGGCTCATTGACGTCTCAGTGGACACAAGCAAAGACCCTTGCGCAAACTTCTACCTCTTTACTTGTAGCGGGGCATTCAAGGAATTGTCTGCGCTGTACGATCGCTTGAAATCAAGCAACTTGGCTATCATACAGCATAATACCACATCCAATATTCTGGAAAGCCTGAAAAAAGTCAGCATCCCGACAACAGGACAAACAGCATACCAGAAATCGGCTGCATATTTTCGGCATTGTGCAGAGTATCATAACGCAACGGCCCTCAGCTCTATCAAAGCGTTTTTAACTCAGCACGGCATGGATGCTACAAAGACCATGAATTTCGACATCCTCGGCCTCACGTTGAAATTCATTTTTGTCTTCAGAATTCCTTTAATATTTGGAATGGGACTATCACTGAGTCCTCTTCCAGCTTCGGGATTTGTTAGAACCAAGCCCGGAATCGTTATGTTATTACGAGGAAGCTTCGTCGACTCCATGCACGAATATAAGCAAGAGAGCAAGGAGCAACGTGAGAAACGTGTCAGCACGGTTTTATCGGCGATATTTCCTGGAGAAGTCTCGTCAGCATTGGTGAATAGCATTATGCAAGCGGAAGACAACACTGCCAGTGAATATGGCCACCACTTCGATTTCAAACGCACGGGAATGGATGAAGCCAAGGCAACGTTCGATTTTGTCTTCCCGTTATCCAAATTAGGTCTCGAAAACAACGACACCGCCTTGGCGTCCAGGTGGCATGAAACCCTGAGGGACATGACGGGCTCAAGGCTTCCCCGGGACAAGGAAGTCGCCACGACGAAAGaacacgtttcttttttctacGGCTTGTTCGGAAAAGCTGCAGTTATTTCAGAGGGCGATACCAGATTGTACTTTGCCTGGAGAACTGCGTTTTACCTTTATACAACGGCACTGTTCGATCCCGAGGGTAGCTACGAGAAAGCGTGTCTGAAGAATGTTCTTCAAACTTTTCCGAACGCAGCATCATCTGAAGTTCTGTTCAGCGTCGTCAATGCTTCTAGGATTAACTTCGTCGAAGAAATGGCCGACGTCATAACTGAAGAAGTTAAGGAGTCGCTCAAGACCTCCCAGTGGATCGACGACATAACCCGTCAAAAAGCACTGCAGAAGATTTCTAGTGTGGAGAAACTAATCGGCTACGTTCCAGGGTTCAACACTCCAGCAAACATCGACGCGTTCTTCAGGGACCTTGCGGACCTAAGCGGCCCTTATACTATGGATTACATCAATGTCTTGAAATTCGAGACGAAACTTTACTGGGACGCTGTGCTGGCTGACTCGCAATATTTGGATCGAAAACTTCGTCTGCCTCCAGTATATGCCGCTAGCGCTGTCAACGAGATCACCAAAATCACAATCCCCGCAGGCGTTATGCTCCCACCAGTCTTTGCATATGGTGCTCCTCCAGAAGTGAACTATGGTTCGCTTGGGCGTGTCATCACGAATGTGGTCATGGAAACGTTCGACGTGATGGGCATCTATGGGGACGCTTACACTGTCGATTCCCAATGGTTTACGAATAGAAGCATTCAAGAGTACAATAAGCGGATTCATTGCTACAACGAGAGCGTCGAGCATGCTCCAAAGGCGAGACAGTACAATCAGCATTCCGCACAAGAGTATCTGGCCGGTGTTCTGGGCTCTAACACGATCGTGAGGGCGTACCAGAAAGCTTCGAAAAACTCCACTGCGTCCCTGGGAAACTTGAAAGGATTCACGAAGGACCAGATATTCTACATTTCCTTCTGTCTGGCGTGGTGCGGGCGTGGCGAACCAGACGCACCTCATCCGCCGTTCGATGAGAGATGCAACGTGCCACTCATGAACTCTGAGCACTTCAGTGAGACTTTCTCATGTCATAAGGATTCGCCTATGAACCCGTCAAAGAAATGTTCTTTCTGGTAG
- the LOC135389768 gene encoding neprilysin-1-like yields MVHFVAASCTGATRNRGGVLSVFSDLSYVFRIVISVATTFHTMMHRRVMSHLLRMSTEIFPHDVPDQCFRQVRKYSLVMTTLGVTNLAVFLGSKATELYALGFKKYAEYNLYNSSFTSASPVLGYTVPVIDILFCSVISTMSIWVMGFYICFCKYISGLCTAFHAFVEENVCGRAFIDVASAITATASTSTSTVQSSALCLRQGVTGVLFCFIGPYGVKAGPGLNALMISVLLPQERIMRMMMRVTICVRLTLFAGASLWLLSRVLRSTSYGDHRKQENGKNIDTQAGGVCVTEDCQYMRWLIDISVDNSKEPCDNFYTYVCTGAQKRFSEDFDFMKGGMLNVMSLNMTRNIYRHLRFTVLPKTGQTQFEKAAAFFQHCRNANMRENVNAIVQFLEEHRMSFAKGLNFDPLDVQVEFLVKTDIPLIFHMSSLLLPGMNEFIFAMFQHADFNASKAMQLQERHQRGKRISAILKAVFSATIDESLLASIIDAEDKLIEMSEYPNSATNTQFEFFVSNLGDIMEDSALSRNWMTVLQRHARNGLPGDRRLTMTASDIAFFHSVYGSKMAIPSSDLKIYIAWRTTLYLFSTAGLLHTENVNDIRCLRIVFETFPNVAASTVVSSTLNQTRIASINKIVANIFEEVKDSFYKSSWLDADTRNGALVKLSLLKKRVGYVLDLNSSTAVDAFIKDVPDLNGPFVADLIKVQTAATQSILSNVLNNSVDHILTHRPPMPIYSANAAYTTQLNAIFIPPAIMHRPAFAYGAPPEVNYGALGHVLMHEIMHAYDENGRYFDGFGEGSEWLTWKSSIAYETRVRCHNVSMRWALKGKLLVDYQNEYLADIMGEMSLLNAYKKASRKTAGSLGQVKDLTRDQIFYVSWCLLWCGKKFPDASHPPLDERCNVPLMNSVHFSEVFSCDNRAHMNPALKCPFW; encoded by the exons ATGGTCCACTTTGTAGCAGCATCTTGCACTGGAGCCACGAGGAACCGCGGCGGCGTCCTGAGTGTCTTCTCTGACCTGTCGTACGTGTTCCGTATCGTTATATCCGTCGCTACTACGTTCCACACCATGATGCACCGGCGAGTCATGTCCCACTTACTCAGGATGTCGACAGAGATATTTCCCCACGACGTTCCGGACCAATGCTTCCGGCAGGTTCGAAAATACTCTCTCGTTATGACCACTCTCGGCGTTACAAACCTCGCTGTGTTTCTTGGAAGCAAGGCGACGGAATTATACGCTCTGGGGTTTAAAAAATATGCAGAGTACAACCTTTACAACAGCTCTTTCACATCGGCGAGTCCCGTACTGGGATACACTGTACCCGTTATTGATATCCTCTTCTGCAGTGTCATATCCACTATGTCAATCTGGGTGATGGGATTTTATATCTGTTTCTGTAAATATATCAGTGGACTGTGTACAGCGTTTCACGCATTCGTCGAAGAGAACGTTTGCGGACGTGCTTTCATCGATGTAGCTTCG GCAATAACAGCAACGGCATCGACATCAACCTCAACGGTGCAGTCCAGTGCCCTTTGTCTTCGTCAAGGCGTCACTGGCGTTCTATTTTGTTTCATCGGACCCTATGGAGTTAAGGCTGGTCCGGGGCTCAACGCTCTCATG ATCTCTGTTCTACTGCCACAAGAGAGAATCATGCGCATGATGATGAGAGTTACCATTTGTGTACGGCTCACTCTTTTTGCTGGAGCATCCTTGTGGCTTCTCTCGCGTGTTCTGAGGTCGACTTCTTACGGTGACCACAGGAAACAAGAAAACGGAAAAAACATCGACACGCAAGCAGGCGGCGTTTGTGTTACGGAGGACTGCCAGTACATGCGGTGGCTCATCGACATCTCCGTGGACAATAGCAAAGAGCCTTGCGACAACTTCTACACCTACGTCTGCACTGGAGCACAGAAGAGGTTCTCAGAAGACTTTGACTTTATGAAAGGAGGCATGCTGAATGTAATGAGCTTAAACATGACGAGGAACATCTACAGGCACTTAAGGTTTACGGTACTTCCAAAGACGGGACAGACACAGTTTGAGAAAGCAGCTGCGTTTTTCCAACATTGTAGAAATGCAAACATGCGTGAAAACGTTAACGCTATCGTGCAGTTCCTGGAAGAGCACCGCATGTCGTTCGCTAAAGGTCTGAACTTCGATCCATTGGACGTTCAAGTAGAATTCTTGGTGAAGACAGACATTCCGCTGATATTCCATATGTCTTCATTACTTCTACCCGGTATGAACGAATTCATATTTGCAATGTTTCAACACGCAGATTTTAATGCTTCCAAGGCAATGCAGCTGCAAGAACGACACCAGCGAGGAAAACGTATTAGTGCTATCTTGAAGGCCGTTTTTTCTGCTACGATCGACGAATCTCTCCTAGCTTCTATCATAGACGCAGAAGATAAGCTAATAGAGATGTCCGAATACCCGAACTCTGCAACGAACACACAATTCGAATTCTTCGTTTCCAACTTAGGAGACATTATGGAAGACAGCGCTCTGTCACGAAATTGGATGACCGTTCTTCAACGCCACGCCAGGAATGGTCTACCTGGAGACAGAAGGCTCACCATGACCGCATCAGACATAGCCTTTTTTCACTCAGTGTATGGAAGCAAAATGGCGATACCGTCCAGTGATTTAAAGATATACATCGCTTGGAGGACAACACTCTACCTCTTCAGCACTGCTGGCTTGCTACACACCGAAAACGTTAACGATATCAGGTGTCTGCGAATCGTTTTCGAGACATTTCCAAATGTAGCAGCTTCCACGGTCGTCTCCTCTACACTCAACCAGACAAGAATCGCCTCGATTAATAAGATCGTCGCTAACATATTTGAGGAAGTTAAGGATTCGTTCTACAAATCGTCCTGGCTCGACGCTGACACTCGTAACGGAGCCCTGGTCAAGCTGTCCTTGCTGAAGAAGCGCGTTGGCTACGTTTTAGATCTCAATTCCTCCACGGCCGTTGATGCGTTCATCAAAGATGTCCCCGATTTGAACGGTCCGTTCGTCGCCGACCTCATTAAGGTGCAGACGGCGGCAACGCAATCGATATTGTCCAATGTACTTAACAATTCTGTAGATCATATTCTAACCCATCGACCTCCGATGCCTATCTATAGCGCCAATGCAGCTTACACAACGCAGCTCAATGCGATTTTTATTCCACCGGCTATAATGCACAGACCTGCTTTCGCGTATGGAGCTCCTCCCGAAGTAAACTACGGCGCTCTGGGGCACGTGTTGATGCACGAGATCATGCACGCCTACGACGAGAATGGTCGCTATTTTGACGGTTTCGGCGAGGGATCCGAGTGGTTGACGTGGAAAAGTTCAATAGCGTACGAGACACGTGTTCGCTGCCACAACGTAAGCATGCGGTGGGCTCTTAAAGGCAAGTTGTTGGTTGACTACCAGAACGAGTATCTCGCAGACATTATGGGCGAGATGTCTCTCTTGAATGCGTACAAGAAGGCCTCAAGAAAGACGGCCGGATCTCTAGGTCAAGTGAAGGACTTAACGAGGGATCAGATATTTTACGTTTCCTGGTGTCTCCTGTGGTGTGGGAAGAAGTTCCCGGATGCCAGTCACCCGCCATTGGACGAGCGGTGCAATGTTCCTCTTATGAACTCTGTTCACTTCAGTGAAGTTTTTTCTTGTGACAATCGTGCTCATATGAATCCAGCACTGAAGTGCCCCTTCTGGTAG
- the LOC135388984 gene encoding perilipin-5-like: MPEAKPAVQSQFVNRLASLPAVTSALDTAKQSYVHLKDFNGLLGYALDTAERSASFAVDQSKPLLEKFAGPLQYVDGLACKGLDKVEESFPLVKNPPEKIVAEAANFGRKKYDNAVEYGAAKLDSLKQYSSQTLHVLSHPRETISTAYTAYSTMVFDYTENALQAVEDGLTKHMQNLGIDSSTQNNQTSKDLRSRLGSLSSKAKVCLTEHAHQQVVHFNDSVAKLSQAIEVVQQMKAGLLNKEKSFQEVLRELGKNNAWLKTVLSDPDPNAPQTLSRQAYVVASNIVNQTNASLGNQFPVVKKLQDDLSSRIAVVIQKYTPHDDVTSLATAAVSKLKQQVDQVLKVTVQATDFAFSFLVYVPILDKFTSKSPSPNTSTDAVSDFETNSEESSE; the protein is encoded by the exons ATGCCAGAGGCGAAACCAGCTGTTCAAAGCCAATTCGTCAACCGGCTTGCCAGCCTTCCGGCTGTGACGTCCGCTTTGGATACCGCGAAGCAGTCCTATGTCCACCTGAAGGACTTCAACGGACTTTTGGGTTACGCTCTTGATACGGCCGAGCGTTCTGCGTCTTTCGCTGTGGATCAGTCGAAGCCACTTCTAGAGAAGTTCGCTGGTCCTCTCCAGTATGTTGACGGGCTCGCATGTAAGGGCCTCGACAAGGTTGAGGAATCTTTCCCGCTTGTGAAGAACCCACCTGAAAAGATTGTCGCCGAGGCAGCGAACTTCGGACGCAAGAAATACGATAATGCTGTGGAGTATGGGGCGGCGAAG CTGGACTCTTTGAAGCAGTACTCGTCCCAAACTCTGCACGTGCTGAGTCACCCACGTGAGACAATCTCTACTGCTTACACGGCCTACAGTACCATGGTCTTCGACTACACAGAGAATGCTCTACAAGCTGTCGAGGATGGACTCACAAAG CATATGCAAAACTTGGGCATTGATTCCTCTACACAAAACAACCAAACATCGAAGGATCTGCGGTCCCGTCTCGGATCTTTGTCTTCAAAAGCCAAGGTCTGTTTGACGGAACACGCCCACCAACAGGTTGTCCACTTCAACGACTCCGTCGCCAAATTAAGCCAAGCCATCGAAGTCGTTCAACAGATGAAAGCAGGTCTTCTAAACAAGGAAAAGTCCTTCCAGGAAGTCTTGAGGGAACTCGGCAAAAACAATGCGTGGCTTAAGACTGTTCTGTCGGATCCCGACCCTAATGCACCCCAG ACCCTTTCCCGTCAGGCCTACGTCGTCGCGTCTAACATTGTTAACCAAACCAACGCTTCTCTCGGCAACCAGTTTCCAGTCGTCAAGAAGCTCCAGGATGACCTATCTTCGCGCATCGCTGTCGTAATACAGAAGTATACGCCTCACGACGATGTTACGAGTCTTGCTACCGCCGCGGTTTCAAAGTTGAAGCAACAAGTAGACCAGGTCCTCAAGGTTACCGTTCAGGCCACAGACTTCGCGTTCAGCTTCCTC GTGTACGTGCCTATCCTGGACAAGTTTACCTCCAAAAGTCCTTCTCCGAACACCTCAACCGATGCTGTGTCAGATTTCGAAACGAATTCTGAGGAGTCTTCAGAGTAA